One part of the Gossypium raimondii isolate GPD5lz chromosome 1, ASM2569854v1, whole genome shotgun sequence genome encodes these proteins:
- the LOC105772651 gene encoding transportin-1 isoform X2, translating to MAAAGSASWQPQEEGLKEICGLLEQQISPYSSADKSQIWQQLQHYSQFPDFNNYLVFILARAEGKSGEIRQAAGLLLKNNLRTAYKLMSPAHQQYIKSELLPCLGAADKHIRSTVGTIVTVVVQQGGILGWPELLQALVNCLDSSDLNHMEGAMDALSKICEDIPQVLDSDMPGLAERPIKIFLPRLFQFFQSPHTSLRKLSLDSVNQYIMLMPSALYTSMDKFLQGLFVLANDPAAEVRKLVCAAFVQLIEIHPSFLEPHLKNVIEYMLQVSKDTDDEVALEACEFWSVYCDAQLPYESLREFLPRLIPILLSNMVYADDDESLVDAEEDESLPDRDQDLKPRFHTPRFHGSDDAEDDDDDSYGIWNLRKCSAAALDVLSNVFGDEILPALMPIIEAKLSASGDEAWKDREAAVLTLGAIAEGCINGLYPHLSEIVAFLIPLLDDKFALIRSISCWTLSRFSKYIVQDSGNKKGYEQFDSVLTGLLRRILDTNKRVQEAACSAFATLEEEAAEELAPRLEVILQHLMCAFGKYQRRNLRIVYDAIGTLADAVGEKLNQPVYLEILMPPLIAKWQQVSNSDKDLLRLLECFTSIAQALGTGFSQFDQPVFQRCINIIQTQQLAKVDPISAGVQYDKEFIVCSLDLLSGLTEGLQGGIESLVAQSNLRDLLLQCCMDDDSDVRQSAFALVGDLAKVCPVHLRPRLSEFLDVATNQLTTPKLNETIAVANNACWAIGELAIKVRQEISPVVMTVISCLVPILQHAEQGVNKSVVENTAITLGRLAWVCPDLVSPHMEHFMQPWCISLSMIRDDIEKEDAFRGLCAVVRANPSAALSSLVLMCKAIASWDEIRNGELHNEVCQVLHGYKQMLRNGAWDQCMSALEPPEKDKLSKYQV from the exons ATGGCGGCGGCTGGGAGTGCTTCGTGGCAGCCACAAGAAGAGGGGTTAAAGGAGATCTGTGGATTACTAGAACAGCAGATTTCGCCATATTCTTCAGCTGATAAGTCTCAGATTTGGCAACAGCTTCAGCACTACTCTCAGTTCCCTGATTTTAACAACTATCTCGTTTTTATCCTTGCTCGAGCTGAG GGAAAATCAGGAGAGATTCGACAAGCAGCTGGTTTGTTGTTGAAAAATAATCTCAGGACAGCATACAAGTTAATGTCGCCTGCACACCAGCAATATATAAAGTCTGAATTGTTACCTTGTTTAGGAGCAGCTGATAAACATATTAGGTCCACAGTTGGGACTATTGTAACCGTGGTTGTTCAACAAGGGGGAATTCTTGGGTGGCCTGAGCTGTTGCAAGCTCTTGTCAATTGCTTGGATAGCAGTGACTTAAATCACATGGAAGGTGCCATGGATGCATTGTCAAAG ATTTGTGAGGATATACCACAAGTGCTAGATTCAGATATGCCTGGGTTAGCTGAAAGGCCTATCAAAATATTCCTTCCTCGTTTATTTCAG TTTTTTCAATCTCCACATACTTCTCTGAGAAAGCTTTCATTGGATTCTGTAAACCAATACATTATGTTGATGCCTTCC GCTTTATATACATCCATGGATAAATTCCTTCAGGGTTTATTTGTCCTTGCTAATGACCCTGCTGCAGAAGTGCGGAAATTG GTTTGTGCAGCATTTGTCCAGCTAATTGAAATCCATCCATCCTTTCTGGAG CCACATTTGAAGAACGTAATTGAATATATGCTGCAAGTCAGTAAGGACACTGATGATGAAGTAGCACTAGAAGCATGTgaattttg GTCTGTATATTGTGATGCACAGTTACCATAtgagagtttgagagaatttttgccACGTCTAATTCCG ATTTTATTGTCAAACATGGTTTATGCTGATGATGATGAGTCACTTGTTGATGCTGAG GAAGATGAGTCTCTTCCAGACAGAGATCag GATCTAAAACCTCGATTTCATACACCGCGATTTCATGGTTCTGATGATGCAGAAGATGAT GATGATGACTCCTATGGCATATGGAACTTACGGAAATGCAGTGCAGCGGCTCTTGATGTTCTGTCAAATGTGTTTGGAGATGAAATTCTTCCTGCTTTGATGCCTATTATTGAG GCCAAGTTATCTGCTAGTGGTGATGAAGCTTGGAAAGATAGGGAAGCTGCCGTGTTGACTCTTGGTGCAATTGCTGAAGGTTGCATTAATGGTCTTTATCCTCATTTGTCTGAG ATTGTAGCATTTCTGATTCCCCTTTTAGATGATAAGTTTGCACTCATAAGGAGTATTTCTTGTTGGACACTTTCTCGATTCAGCAAATACATTGTTCAG GATAGTGGTAATAAAAAAGGGTATGAGCAATTCGACTCAGTTCTTACGGGTCTCCTGCGAAGAATATTGGATACTAACAAGCGGGTGCAAGAGGCTGCTTGTTCGGCTTTTGCAACACTTGAAGAG gAGGCTGCTGAAGAGTTGGCACCGAGGTTGGAAGTAATTTTACAGCATCTTATGTGCGCTTTTGGCAAGTATCAG AGACGGAATCTTAGAATTGTTTATGATGCTATTGGAACTCTAGCAGATGCTGTTGGAGAGAAATTGAATCAG CCAGTTTATCTTGAAATTCTGATGCCACCACTCATTGCGAAGTGGCAGCAGGTTTCAAATTCTGACAAAGATCTCCTTCGACTGCTGGAGTGCTTCACGTCCATAGCACAG GCATTGGGTACTGGATTCTCTCAATTTGATCAGCCTGTATTCCAGAGGTGCATAAATATCATCCAGACTCAACAACTGGCCAAG GTTGATCCTATTTCAGCTGgagttcagtatgataaggagtTCATTGTGTGCTCACTTGATTTGCTCTCTGGACTTACAGAGGGCCTTCAAGGTGGAATAGAGAGTCTG GTTGCACAGAGCAATTTGAGGGACCTGCTTTTGCAATGTTGTATGGATGATGATTCCGATGTGCGACAAAGTGCCTTTGCACTTGTTGGGGACCTTGCAAAA GTTTGCCCTGTTCATTTGCGTCCTCGTTTGTCTGAATTTCTTGATGTTGCAACTAACCAATTG ACCACTCCCAAGTTAAATGAGACCATTGCAGTGGCAAACAATGCATGTTGGGCCATTGGAGAGCTAGCAATTAAG GTTCGTCAAGAAATTTCTCCGGTTGTCATGACAGTGATCTCATGTTTGGTTCCTATCCTTCAGCATGCAGAG CAAGGGGTAAACAAGTCAGTTGTTGAAAATACTGCAATTACTCTAGGGAGACTTGCATGGGTGTGTCCAGACCTTGTATCACCACACATGGAGCATTTCATGCAACCATGGTGTATTTCTTTGTCTAT GATACGTGATGATATCGAGAAAGAAGATGCCTTCCGAGGTCTATGTGCAGTG GTCCGAGCGAACCCATCAGCTGCTCTGAGTTCACTTGTTTTAATGTGCAAAGCTATTGCAAGTTGGGAT